tgtcctggctgtgtcccctcccaatgtcctgtgccccccccagccctggcaggcccaaaaaactggaaagtccttgatttagtataaacatcactcagcaacaactaaaaccatcagtgtcctgtcaacgctgttctcacatcagagccaaaacacagcactgcactaactactaagaagaaaattaactctatcccagctgcaACCGGGACACCATGCAGGGCTGCATgaccctgccctgtgctgcaaGAAGAGAAGTGAAGCCCAGAAGATCACTCCAGCTCCATTTCCCTGAAGCTCTCCCTGGTGGTAGGGCAAGAAGGGGCTTATTGGTTCATCAGGGGTTGCCCTGGAGTCCAGTTCTTGGAGTTAGCAGAAgtcagaggaaggaaaatgtttttcaagcaAGCTCCCCTGTGGGCCCTTTGCAGGCTATCCTCACCTGTCCCCAGAGCCTCTTGAGCAAGAGATGGCCACCTGCCAGCTCCTCACATCCTGACTCGCTTTTCCTGAGAACTCAGCAAGGCAGAGTTTCACAGACAGGAGGAAATCCCTAAGCAGCATGCAGCCCAGAGAGTGGAaagtttgggggtggggtggggttgcgtttgtggtttttgttggttggttttgttttttttttcacccagctTCCTTAGGAATGTATTTGACAGCTTACTGTCCCTGTCAGCACAGGATCCCAGTGGAAACCGAAGCTGGGAGGGCTCTTCCTGCCTGTGGGAGGCTTCCCAGGAGTGTGAGGGATTTTCTAATAACCACATTTTACTCCCTGTCCCTTGCTGCGTCCCACCAAAGGCCATGTGCAGTGGCAAACTGCAGACGGGTTTGCTGGTGGTTGGCTACTTCATCTACCTTCTCGTGGGTGCCGCCGTTTTCCAGGCGTTGGAGAGGACCGctgagaagcaagagaaaatggcAGCTGCCCAGATGAAGGaagcttttctgcagaacttCACCCACCTCACAGTGGCAGAGATGGAGCAGTTTATGAAGGTAAGTACCAGCCCTGTGGAAGCCTTTTTTCCCTCATGTTTCCTCATCAGAGCTGTTTCCTACTCAGCCTAGCTAAACAGACAACTGTCACTGCGTTCCTACTGCAGATGACTTTAGCAGACCCCAAGCCCACTCTCTGGTCTGAGCAGGCAGGCCACTCTGATAGTAAATACAGCTTGTGTAGCTTGACCAGACCTTATGTGTTAGATATTAACAGTCCCCATCCTGCAATGTCCTGACTCCTTTGGGTTTTGACTCCTCTTGATTTAGCTTTTGGTGGGGCTGTGCTCATCTACAATGGGCGGCATGGCAGGAAAAGTGAGCCTGTCTGAAATGAACGGACATGGTTGCCACCTATAGAGtgtcacagaaagcaaaaggaacaaTACTCTGAAACAATTTGTTGGGCAAAATAATAAACCCAAATCACTACAAGGAGGGTGGCATAGTCAGGtgggtttttactttttttaaacatttttttttactttttgaagatGCTGTAGAAGTGAAACAGGTAGCCTGGCCATGGGAAAGGTGTTTCTGGTCATGGCACAGGAAGCTGAGAATGAGTATGCCTGTCCCTTTGTGTTTGGTATTTCCTAGCTCTATCTACttcaatgcagaaaaaaaaggagagtgcAAATAGCCTTGCTGTAAACATTTCTGTATGGGAAACTAATTGAGCTCTTAATGGGCCAGTTCCCAGGACAAAGAAGGAGGTGAAGAACCAGTATTTCTAATAACACAACCAGCGATCCAGCCCCCAGTTCACGTACGCATGTATCCTCTTCACCATGGATGTTTTTTTGTGGGtaggggagggaaaaaataaagaggaactTTCCAAGACTATGAAATTTTTGTGCAAGGGCTGTGGAATGGTTTCTGTTACCCTTGATTTTCTGGGACACCAGCAAAAAAGATAGTGAGGGAGGAAGCACGGAGGAAGACTTTTCTGGTGCAGTTTATTCCATCTTGTGTCTTGCCtctggcagggctcagccctggATTTTATCTAGGTTGTTTCTGTACAAGCTAGCTGGCCTTCCAGATATCCAGTCCAATGTTCTCTGTTTGCTAAAGGCAGGGAAAGCTGAGTACTGTTTGGTTTGGGTCTTTCATtattgtatgttttcttttaacttaaaaaaatattaatagcacTTAGCATTAAAAccaaggaagaagggaagagtcTGAAAATGCATAACATGATAGATGATAGGGCTGGAGGGTCTTGGGAGAAATATCCAGTCAAACCTCCTATGGCAGGGCAGTTTCAACTCAACCCAAACCATCTCTGACAGATGTTCATCTAACTTCATATCAAAGGCCACATTGTAAATATGTGCGTATGTGTTCATGTGTGCAGTTTGGAGAAGAACATGTGTATCAGGTTGAATTCTGATTGTGGTCGCACCAAGAGTAGTGCTTTGGAAATCAATGGACCTTCTCTGAATTTAAATCTGTGACACTAATCAGAACACAgccttaaaattaaattctctgTGTATGCCACATGTGCCCTGCTGTAACTCATTGATGCCCTTCTGGGAGGAAGCAGTCACTGCTCGATGGGCCTGCACACAGCTGGGTGATTAGATGCTGGATCCACCACTGCCACCTCAAGAGCAAACTCAAAACCAGCAACCAGCCACCCCACCACTTAAGCCAGTGGGCTGTCTTACTCTGCAAAGTCCTAGTCATCtgtaggatattttttttccaaagtacttACCCTAAAAGAATGGAGGTCTTTGATCATGCTAAAAGAAACAAGTTCTCCTAACACCCACTAGAGCATTCAGCATAAACAGGGCAACAGACTAACAAAAACCACTGGCCGCCTGCTACGCAGCCTTGGAGGTGAAGGGGTGAATAGTGTCAGAGTGTTGCTGAGGACAGGTGAGTGGCGGTCACAGGAAAGGAGCAGTAGTTGGCTGAGTCTGTAGTATTCTTGCAGCAAGCACTTCAGCAGCCACGCTGGTACCAAACTTTGCTTTCCCTCCCAGAACCTGACTGAAGCCATTCAGAATGGAGTATACCCTGTTGGAAATGAATCACAGATTGAAGATAGCAACTGGGATTTCAGTAACTCCTTCTTCTTTGCAGGCACGGTTGTCTCTACAATAGGTAGGTCTAATGTGTGTGTGATGCTTATTATGTCAGGTTATGAGGATCCAAATGGATAATACTTTCAAGGGTAAAAACTCCAGCCCTTCATTATCACAGATGGTAAGCAGCAATGCACTTGGTCCTGAGACCTCACCACTACACAGCTCTTTGTGCATTATTTTGGCTTGTGAAATACTAGTAGCCTTTCACATTATTTCCCActtgtttcctctttttgaGCCATCTATTAAAATGTTCCCTATGATGCCAGTTGTGGGAGGGAGATCACTTTCCCGGTCTTTATTCTAGGGTCAAATAGGTTTTAAATGCTGTAAAGCATAAAAGAATGGTAGGAAAGAAATGAACTCTGCTGTCTCAATAACCTGTGCTGAGCTGTTAGTGCACATATTGAATTAGTAATATgccaggaggaaaagaaagggaagggggcAAGGCAAATGCTGAGACTTTTACACTGCTGCTTCAAGCTGTTCTGAGCTTTTCACgggctgcctgcctctccctttctctcaaATATGCATTCCAAAGAGTGCAGGCTTGCACATTTAAGCATAAAATCCACACTGTTGGCTTCTGCTTCACGCTTTCATGCAGGGAAAGTCAAATCTATGTTTTTGCAGAGTGAAGCTGAGGCCTCACTCCTACTACACCCTAGGCACAGCAGCTCCACCGATCTGTGTGTGGCATGTCACAAGGGCCTCAGTGGTGTCGCAGCATCACAGCAGATGTGTGTTATATGAAATCATGTGAAGACCTCCTGCAGTAGAAGAAGGAAAGGCTATTGACCCATCAGATCAATAACAAATGTTCCATGATTGGAACAACATTCACATATCGATAAAGCATCCCTAGTTTGCCAGCAGCCTGCTACTGGCCAGTCCATTCATTGCCACCACCtgtattattgtattttttcacCATAGCATTTCTCTGCCAAACAAATCAGCTGCTTCCCTCAAATTAGTTTTGCTGGTGAGgcagtgttgtggtttaaccccagtcagggactaagccccacacagctgcttgctccctcctggtgggatgggggagagaactggaagagtaaaagtgagagaactcatgggttgagataaagcCAGAtgaataggtaaagcaaaatccacacatgcaagaaaagcagaacaagaacAAGGAATTAACTCACtgcttcccatcggcaggcaggtgctcagctatctccaggacagcagggctccatcacatgtaacggtgacttgggaagacgAACACCATCACTCTGAGCATCCCCCCCCACATCCTTCTTTATCCCCAGCTTTATGTGCTGAGCATGACgccatacggtatggaatatccctttggtcagtcagggtcagctgtcctggctgtgtcccctcccagcttgtgccccccagcctgctcgctggtggggtggggtgagaagcagaagaggcCTTGACtttgtgtaagcactgctcagcaacaactaaaacatccctgtattaccaacactgcttccagcacaaatcTGAAGCATAGACCCATACTAGCTAGCGTGAAGAAAagtaactctatcccagccaaaaccagcacaggcaAATAGGCTGTTCCAGGAAAAATGCAACTTTGCCTGTTTCTCAGCATCTTCACTGCAGAGGTCTGTTGTGAAGGTACATCAGGTATTTCCACTCATCTTCCCCAGGTTTTGCTATGAAAATGGAATACTTCTGCAAGAAGGATCACAAGACAGCACAAGCACTTGGGGGCCTAGCAGCCAATAAATCActctgttgttttatttgtcttttcccccaaagaaaacattgtattttcCAATTAAATGGATTAAAAGTAGTTGAGATGAACCCTGCTCAAGAAAGTGCCTTTTCTCAGGGTCACTGGTAGAGTAGGGACGTACACAAAGTACAGGACTCTTGCACTTGCATAATTCATGGGGTCTAAGAGGAACAATGTCTTCAGTCCATTAAAGGACATGTTTGGACTTCTGCAGCCATTGTTCCACTACTTAGATAAATCCTCTTTTAGTAGGACTTTAAGACAAATATCTCTCTGGCATGAATAAATCAGCCACCAGTATGGTCTTGACTAATTAGTCTGTTCTAATGCGCACTGCACTGCCTCCAACACTGGAGCCAGTATGTGGTCAGAACAACTTACTGGCATTTAACCAGGGAGGTCACTAACACACAGGCAAAGCACAAGAAGCTAGAGATGGCTCTAAGTGATTCTGACATGGCAAACAGCCTGGGACTCCAGCCTTGATGTCTTCCAGGTCCCCAGACTTTTAGTTCCTGTCTTTCCATGTATTTCTCACAGGACAGTGCATGTTTTCCATAATTGCTTTTAGATTGTGCTATCATTCCCACTAAGGCTTGATTGGGAACACACAGTGCCCTCTGCATCACCCCAAACATACAGGGTGAGTCATTTCATCTGCTTACTGCCTTTTCCAGAGGAAAGAGTACATGTGAACTGAGAAGTGCTGACGACATCTTTCAGGGTCAAAGGCAGACCAGGTTGGGTTAGGTATGAATGTGACTGTGGACCGCTCCAGTTCTCTGGAATATCGCCTTTGACCCATCTTTTTTCATAGGTTATGGCACACTACGTCCTAAAACTGCTGGGGGCCAGatcttctgtgtcttttttgcTCTGTTTGGAATCCCTCTGAATATTGTTTTTCTACACCGTGTCGGTAAGATGCTCTCACTGCTGTGTAAAAAGCTGGGCAAATTCCTGTACGAGAAAGGAATGAGAAAGGTAATTGGGTTTACTTACTCAGGCACAGTTATATGCTCatttctaggtttttttctcaagaTGTATGCTGGCATTATCCTCTATTGTATTTGTTCTCATGCTGTGTTAGACATTGTGctaggagagaggaagaggttTTCTTCACGTGCAAAGCTAAACAGACCAGGCAACCATAGAGGAGatatttggagaaaaagatgCACTTTGTCTACTCATCTAAAGGGCAGCAATCCCCCTTCAGCAATCAATGGAGAGAGTGGGCACCTTATCCCACTTCTCTAGACACATCTCAGGAGCTAACATTCTAGGGAAGTGGCTGTCTCTCTTTGTAACCAGTAGAGAGATTAGCAAAAAGCAGATGAGCTGTAAAAAGCAGGTGAACTGTAGGGCTTTCGATGGATATTGACTCAATACCGAGTTTGTCACTTCCTTACTCATTATACAGTCCTTTAatccctctcctcccctgaCTCTGACAGAAAGGAATCATCAGGTTGAAATTGTCCATTTGAGCCCAGTTGCTGAAAGGTGAGGAGGCACCTGTAAATGGTTAAAGACAGGATGTGTCTTGCCTGGTTCTGCCCCAGgttctctgcagctcctgcccttcTCTCACCACTACTGAGGAAGcgaaaacagcttttctgtgtctcCTACTGTAATTCTTTTTCAGGACAAGGCATGAACACTACAGACAACCCTGTTCAAATTGCTAAATTTATCCCCATGTCTGGTGTACTTAAGAACATAAGGCTTGATGACATATAGGCTTAAGCACATGCACAATGCACGAAGGCTTGAAAAATTATCCAAGTGTTGCCATTAATATCCAGACAATCTGGACTTATAAATTTATATACAGAAACAATATGCATGTCTGGCTAACAAATCTTAATATAtaacaagtttttttctgcagtcaaGGCTTCTTCATGACTGCTGGGAAGTAGGATGGTTCAAAAGTTACCGTCCAGGCACTTCTTCATCAGGAGCTCATTTGTTAAAGGTCTTCTTGTAGTAAGGTATCCAGCGGGTAGGAGCCAAGTTGTAGCACTGACACAATGAGAAATCAAGTCAACAATCAAGACTCTTGGAGATCATACTGTCAGAAATGgtgtaaatattttgtttgaagtCTATATTCCCAGGCAATTTTGAATGTTCTTTAGGTACCACCTGAATACCTAAAAACTGAAAGTGAAGTCATCTGGTGAAAAGTGGAAATAGTCTGACTCCAGTAAAAGTTATTGGATAGGAATTCCTCCTATACTTGTGGTCATTGGAGGTTGATACAATCAGATAAAAGACTACATCTCCCAGGGCTACTGTGGACATGCAACACCCACAACACATGGCTTCCCCCTGCTTCAGAGCAAGGCTAGGGtactttcagaggaaaatcaCTCAATACAAATCCTTCAGTGCCTATGGTCCTGTTAAGTATTCCTAGATAACTACTCATTTTGAATAGCAACCATTATATATGGCCTACTAGGGTGTCAAATCATGATTATAATtgaacttgtttcttttccagaagaagATAGAATTTCTGAcccttttgttcttcctggCAACGGGCATCCTGgtttttctgtgcttgccatCACTCTTCTTCCAGATAACAGAGGGCTGGTCCTACAGTGAAGGaatttactttgcatttatcACCCTCAGCACCATTGGCTTTGGAGATTATGTAGTAGGTAAGGTTGATTTCAGAGAGAAGGCACAGCAAAGCACCAAGATTATGGCTGTAGTTACCACGGGTTGACTGTATGGTCCACCAATGTACTGCAGAGACAAATCTTCTGCCTGAGTCTTTGACTAGTCTTTGCCTGGTACAGCTCTGAGGGAAGTGCTCATTTCTGTGGGACTGCATGTGCTGGTGAAAGCACAAAACTGTCTAAATATAAtgaaatgctgtgctttggggTGCAAGAGTCCAAGTattttggggagggaagggggagtgCGGAAGTGTGGAGAGAATTCAAGGAGCTTAGGAATTTGTGGGCCATCCAGTAGCTAAAgagggcctacaagaaagctggagagggactttttacaaggaaaTGTAACAATAGGGCAAGgagtaatgattttaaactgaaagaaggtagatttagattagatattaggaagaaaccCTTTATTGTTAGGATGGTGGGGCACTGGAATatgttgcccagagcagctgtggatgccccatccctgggagtgctcagggccaggctggatggggctgggagcaacctgggctggtgggaggtatccctgcccatggcaggggtttggaactagatgatctttaaggtcccttccaacccaaaccattccatgattctatgatatacCAAAAAGGAACAGTTTGCAACAGTCATACAAAATAAGGCACATATCCCTGCTTTAGCTATCTAAAACATGTTTCAAAGTGTAAAGAAATAGTGATCATGTTTCAGAAGACATGTTTTTACACATCAGACTGAAAGGTGAAAATCCAGTCATGGGGAAGTGGAGAAATCTACTCTGTGAGAAGTGGGGCTTAAACATATGTATCACTGTGAAAATGGCCTTCATCGGTCTCCTATGCATCCCTGGAGGGTCTCTGTCTTCACAAACCAGAGCTTAGGATTTCCCCTGAAGACTAACTGTTTAAGCTAAACTCTAGCATGCTGGAATGCTTCCCAAAACACTTCTGGGGATCTGCTGACCAAAATAGACTCTTCATGGAATAAGCTTCCAGAGCAACTCCAAAATGATCACCAGGAGCTGAATCAGTGCCCACAGAAGAAGCAATAAAACACCTGGActctacagaaaaacaaagatttctCTACAACCTGTCCCGCTAGCATCTTGCCAGCCTGAACTTGTCTTCAGTGGGTATacgagaaaaaaaaaccacacacctcTGAAGCAAATACTTGAACACCAGTGCTGTCCCTATAGAAAATCTAGAAGCCTCACCTTCCTCTCTGATGGAGAGTCACCCACCACACAACAAACCCTAGGCTCTCAAGCCTTGCAGAGATGCAGGGGAGGCTTTGGAGACTGGCTGGCAGCCTTGCTGTGTGTTCGAAAGATTGCTTACAGCAGGCTGAGAACTTTGGCAGAGGGAGCCCACAAGGTTTCCCTGACCTTACTTATCTTAGTGTCTGCTAAAGAGGGTGGGTAGTGCTTTGATGATCCAGTTGACTCTCTGTAGGACTACTAGCCCTCACCTGTGTGATACACCTCAGACTTGAGTGACATGGAACACGGGAAGCTGGAGGGTGGCTGGTGccatgcaggagaaaaaaatgaacgTCAAACTGACACGCTCTTTTCCCTTGTCCaaattacaaatgttttttacaATAATGACAGCAAGTCACAGTCTGGAAACTACTACCTTCATAGCactttcctcctctgcagccatattttataaatacagtcAAAAAATAACAATTAGATGGGCCTCCTGGCTCTGTGATTTTGTCTTCATTAGGATGACTTAACTGGAGCTGAAATACTTTTCCCTGCAGTATTTATCCTAATTGGCCTTAAACAGTGATAAAATGGTGATGTTTAATGCCTCACACCTTCACAATGAAACAAGCAGAATCAATGACTGCTCTGAGTATTATGCATTTAGAATTAATTACAGATGACAAACGGATTTACCCTGGCCAAGTGGAACAGAACAGATTTGAGTTTATATGCATTTTAGTAATTCAGAACTGGTTTGTAGGTGTTGTACTTCAAGGAAAGATAAAGCCTGTTTGGGGTAGGGAGATATCCTAGGAAGATGGCATAGTCTGGATTTAACTGTTTATAATACATTGCACCAGGAGAGATTCAGATcggatgttaggaaaaatttcttcatcaaaagagttatcaagcactggaacaggctcccagggaagtggttgagtcaccatccctggaggcatttaaaaaacatgtagatgtggtacttagggacgtggtttagtggtgaactcaacagtcctgggttaatgcTTGGACTCAATCAtctttaaagatcttttccaacttaTGATTCTATAATTTTGTATAGGTGATACCTCTAGGGTGAAACTCCCTTTGGGTTGTAAACTGAATTTATGCCCTGCTGAAGTTCAGTTTTGAGttaacattacaaaaatattactaGTTGCTTTGCTAACCCCACATCATGAACTTCAGATAAGAGCACAACAGGAGACGCTTCTGTGTGAGGCTGGCATCCTCTCCGCCAacccagcccccagctgcagcagaagaaacatcTGTTGATCTAGCCAAACCAGCCCACACCTGCTCATTTCCAGAGCTCTTGCAAGACGAAGTACAAAAATTCTGCACATTGATCTATGCAGTACAGAGCACTGCAGGACCTGAAAATAGTTGTCAGTTGAGAGTTGCTCCTTCTGGGCAGCTTCACAATGGGAAATGATTCAGGAGGGTTGTGATGATGCCCCTGTTCATGCACATTGCTGTGTTACCTACTACATGGAGGCACCCCTGACAGCAACTTATAGCATTCAATAAGCAATATCACCAAGTTTTCCTGCAAATGTCAGGGCCATATCAGCTGTATCATGATAACAACATTGTGTGGGGCTAAGTGGAGGAGGAGCAGATGTTCTCTGTCTGTTGGTGGTGGATCGCTGATgtctgaagaaacaaacaaaatgacCCATGCAGAAAAGCAAGTGTGCGATACTGGCTGAATGCTAAGAGGTTTGGACTGCGTGAAATAAGCTTCAGTCCACAGTTTTCCAACACAGAAGGTTGTGTTCTTGGCACATGTCAGTGAGCTCTCATCAGTCACCTAGTTTTTTGATGGAGGAAGCTCCTGAAGTTGTTCGAAGGGGAAATAGGAATTGCAACTACTCTCTGTGTGATCAAGGGTACCtataatttaaagcaaatatttattaagtTATAATCACACTTTATACAAATGCACAAAATTACAATAACCTAGGTAATTGTCACATGGTTATGGTGGCCCATCGTGCTCTGCTTTTTGTGCTTTGGGAATATTTTCAAGATAATACAGTTTTATACTACTTCCCACATCATTGCATTAACTTGTAGATGCAGAGGTTGAACTGGGATTGATATGCTacaagtggggaaaaaaacatcctgctct
This genomic stretch from Falco naumanni isolate bFalNau1 chromosome 7, bFalNau1.pat, whole genome shotgun sequence harbors:
- the LOC121091825 gene encoding potassium channel subfamily K member 16-like isoform X1, whose amino-acid sequence is MCSGKLQTGLLVVGYFIYLLVGAAVFQALERTAEKQEKMAAAQMKEAFLQNFTHLTVAEMEQFMKNLTEAIQNGVYPVGNESQIEDSNWDFSNSFFFAGTVVSTIGYGTLRPKTAGGQIFCVFFALFGIPLNIVFLHRVGKMLSLLCKKLGKFLYEKGMRKKKIEFLTLLFFLATGILVFLCLPSLFFQITEGWSYSEGIYFAFITLSTIGFGDYVVGKQPGRNYFSYYRSLVAIWILFGLAWIALLFNLLTTVLEDTEKIIVKDLHQIGKVSKDSVANQQRRCWPAQFILEEELLPPRAGEDAQKIESLAADSEHTKNEKNVFSHSKSFSITYEN
- the LOC121091825 gene encoding potassium channel subfamily K member 16-like isoform X2 translates to MCSGKLQTGLLVVGYFIYLLVGAAVFQALERTAEKQEKMAAAQMKEAFLQNFTHLTVAEMEQFMKNLTEAIQNGVYPVGNESQIEDSNWDFSNSFFFAGTVVSTIGYGTLRPKTAGGQIFCVFFALFGIPLNIVFLHRVGKMLSLLCKKLGKFLYEKGMRKKIEFLTLLFFLATGILVFLCLPSLFFQITEGWSYSEGIYFAFITLSTIGFGDYVVGKQPGRNYFSYYRSLVAIWILFGLAWIALLFNLLTTVLEDTEKIIVKDLHQIGKVSKDSVANQQRRCWPAQFILEEELLPPRAGEDAQKIESLAADSEHTKNEKNVFSHSKSFSITYEN